The following proteins are co-located in the Halarcobacter sp. genome:
- a CDS encoding energy-coupling factor ABC transporter ATP-binding protein produces the protein MSVLYELNNVQQFYDGRKVLSIDKLILEDNQIIGFFGPNGSGKSTLFSLLSFMQKQSNGQILFNGLDEKAISHDIKQSIVMVPQNPYLLKRTVFDNIVYGLKIRNINENLEEKVNEALSLVGLDKSFSKRKWSQLSGGEAQRVALAARLILRPKVLILDEPTTGVDTNSAQLIKEAILCAKQRWNTTILISSHDHNWLNHICDKKIALFQGHLIDSGSVNLLFAPWDKNNEGNLIKYFTDGQKLEILDSKAKKRDSVAMIDSSNIDICRVNCEEMINNNSLKAIVTSIQQQNSKEHLLVQLTISDISFNCKVTRDLMQEQRFLPGDNIYVNIDTKNIKWI, from the coding sequence ATGAGTGTTTTATACGAATTAAATAATGTTCAACAATTTTATGATGGAAGAAAAGTATTAAGTATTGATAAACTTATATTGGAAGATAATCAAATTATAGGTTTTTTTGGTCCAAATGGTAGTGGTAAATCTACACTTTTTTCATTGTTGTCTTTTATGCAAAAACAATCAAATGGACAAATATTGTTTAATGGCTTAGATGAAAAAGCTATTAGTCATGATATAAAACAAAGTATCGTTATGGTTCCTCAAAATCCATATTTATTAAAAAGAACAGTTTTTGATAATATAGTTTATGGATTAAAAATCAGAAATATAAATGAAAATCTTGAAGAAAAAGTAAATGAAGCTTTATCTTTAGTTGGTTTAGATAAATCCTTTTCAAAAAGAAAATGGAGTCAATTATCAGGTGGAGAAGCCCAAAGAGTTGCCTTAGCAGCAAGATTAATACTTAGACCAAAAGTTTTAATTTTAGATGAACCAACTACTGGAGTAGATACAAACTCTGCCCAACTTATAAAAGAAGCAATTTTGTGTGCGAAACAAAGATGGAATACAACTATTTTAATCTCAAGTCATGACCACAATTGGTTAAATCATATTTGTGATAAAAAAATAGCTCTTTTTCAAGGACATTTAATTGATAGTGGAAGTGTAAATTTATTGTTTGCTCCTTGGGATAAAAATAATGAAGGAAATCTAATAAAATATTTTACAGATGGACAAAAATTGGAAATCTTAGATAGTAAAGCTAAAAAAAGAGATTCAGTTGCAATGATAGACTCAAGTAATATTGATATTTGTAGAGTGAATTGTGAAGAGATGATAAATAATAATAGCTTAAAAGCAATAGTAACTTCAATACAACAACAAAATTCAAAAGAACATCTTTTAGTACAATTGACAATATCTGATATAAGTTTTAATTGTAAAGTTACTAGAGATTTGATGCAAGAACAAAGATTTCTTCCAGGGGATAATATATACGTTAATATAGATACTAAAAATATAAAATGGATTTAG
- a CDS encoding sodium-dependent tyrosine transporter: protein MFVKLNERVYLNMAKITRTKIDHVEDGIRVRFYEGQDQVAKSKRFKTIEDAESWLEDLLSNIK, encoded by the coding sequence ATGTTTGTAAAGCTAAATGAAAGAGTTTATCTTAATATGGCAAAGATTACTAGAACAAAAATTGATCATGTAGAAGATGGAATTAGAGTAAGATTTTATGAAGGACAAGATCAAGTTGCAAAATCAAAAAGATTTAAAACTATCGAAGATGCAGAGAGTTGGTTAGAAGATTTACTTTCAAATATTAAATAA
- the yedF gene encoding sulfurtransferase-like selenium metabolism protein YedF: MSKNKKTVFLKSNKIGEGELGSILINGFLKAMTEQENLPEKIICVNSAVLLTTSKDEDEVLNSLKELEQKGVKILSCGTCLDYYNVRDELKVGLPGNALDTVETLLNEDVVTF, translated from the coding sequence ATGTCAAAAAATAAAAAAACAGTATTTTTAAAGTCCAATAAGATAGGTGAAGGTGAATTAGGATCTATTTTAATCAATGGTTTTCTTAAAGCTATGACTGAACAAGAAAATTTACCAGAAAAAATTATTTGTGTAAATAGTGCAGTTTTACTAACAACTTCAAAAGATGAAGATGAAGTATTAAATAGTTTAAAAGAACTTGAGCAAAAAGGTGTAAAAATTTTATCTTGTGGTACTTGTTTAGATTATTATAATGTAAGAGATGAGTTAAAAGTTGGATTACCAGGCAACGCTTTAGATACAGTAGAAACACTTCTAAATGAAGATGTTGTAACATTTTAA
- a CDS encoding aldolase catalytic domain-containing protein, producing MLEKKGSIFTVREDLKVFDCTIRDGGLVNNYHFSDDFVKAQYEMCVAAGIDYMEIGKNVSPTVMSEDEYGCWNFCKEADLRRIVGDNDTNLKIAVMADVGRTIKEEIPPRSESVVDMIRVATYIHQLPEAIELIEDFHAKGYETTCNIMAISKSFDDELDQVLAQVEQSNVDVIYIADSFGSFYPEQINKLTEKYLSFADKSGKKVGIHAHNNLQLAYANTLEAMIYGTSYLDVTVSGLGRGAGNCPMELLVGFLKNPKYKLTPVLKFIEEYIIPLEKDLDWGYSVPYMITGKLNEHPRPAMKARDTGDTEYVKFYNKLTEEYS from the coding sequence ATGTTAGAAAAAAAAGGTTCAATTTTTACAGTAAGAGAAGATTTAAAAGTTTTTGATTGTACAATCAGAGATGGTGGATTAGTAAATAATTACCATTTTAGTGATGATTTTGTAAAAGCACAATATGAGATGTGTGTTGCTGCAGGAATTGATTATATGGAGATTGGGAAAAATGTATCTCCTACGGTTATGAGTGAAGATGAATATGGTTGTTGGAACTTTTGTAAAGAAGCAGATTTAAGAAGAATTGTTGGAGACAATGATACAAATCTTAAAATTGCAGTTATGGCTGATGTTGGAAGAACAATAAAAGAAGAGATTCCTCCTAGAAGTGAAAGTGTAGTTGATATGATTAGAGTTGCTACTTATATTCACCAATTACCAGAAGCAATTGAATTAATTGAAGATTTTCATGCAAAAGGTTATGAAACTACATGTAATATAATGGCTATTTCAAAATCTTTTGATGATGAATTAGACCAAGTATTAGCACAAGTTGAACAATCAAATGTTGATGTAATTTATATAGCTGATAGTTTTGGTTCATTTTATCCAGAACAAATCAATAAATTAACAGAGAAATATCTTTCTTTTGCTGATAAATCAGGGAAAAAAGTTGGAATTCATGCACACAATAATCTACAATTAGCATATGCAAATACACTTGAAGCTATGATTTATGGTACAAGTTATTTAGATGTAACGGTATCTGGTTTAGGAAGAGGTGCAGGGAATTGTCCAATGGAACTTTTAGTTGGTTTCCTAAAAAATCCAAAATATAAATTAACTCCTGTATTAAAATTTATTGAAGAGTATATTATTCCACTTGAAAAAGATCTTGATTGGGGTTATTCAGTTCCATATATGATTACAGGAAAATTAAATGAACACCCAAGACCGGCTATGAAAGCTAGAGATACTGGTGATACAGAATATGTTAAATTCTATAACAAACTAACAGAAGAGTATAGTTAA
- a CDS encoding methyl-accepting chemotaxis protein: MFSIKNNKQDLLLEALDNIEMYINDDLNKINIKDNTYRKKNHLIMNKIIKISELIQSKQNEDLLIYGEIMLCTEKLSDGFTEDRITKTTSNNKLNYIAKSINNMSEKLQKSLYTIDKRLEEYSNQNFLNSIDENMFRGGDLKKLTLGINSLKEEITQQLKTTYRTSLVLQKESARLLENSTQLSTSTTQQVASLEEVSAASEEISTTTSSNTELVIQMSKYAQTVKESITKGMDLASQTVKSIDDINESTNAVQDAITIIDQIAFQTNILSLNAAVEAATAGEAGKGFSIVAQEVRNLANKSAQAAKDIKTLVESSSQKANVGKNAADGMINEYNNLNSNINETDKLITQVVKASKEQKNEIMLINNTISQIDSLTQKNASIAENVKNISMQMNNIANKNVEIISKSQFKGKENLKIRDTPFDNKYNGKEKRKA; this comes from the coding sequence ATGTTTTCAATTAAAAATAACAAACAAGATTTACTTTTAGAAGCTTTAGACAATATAGAGATGTATATAAATGATGATCTAAATAAAATTAATATAAAAGATAATACTTATAGAAAAAAAAATCATTTGATTATGAACAAAATAATAAAAATTTCTGAACTTATTCAATCTAAACAAAATGAAGATTTATTAATTTATGGGGAAATAATGCTTTGTACAGAAAAGCTATCAGATGGTTTTACAGAAGATAGAATAACAAAAACAACATCAAATAATAAATTAAACTATATAGCAAAATCAATCAACAATATGTCTGAAAAACTACAAAAATCTTTATATACCATAGATAAAAGATTAGAAGAGTATTCAAATCAAAACTTTTTAAACTCTATAGATGAAAATATGTTTAGAGGTGGAGATTTAAAAAAATTAACTTTAGGTATTAATTCATTAAAAGAAGAGATAACCCAACAACTTAAGACAACATATAGAACTAGTCTTGTTTTGCAAAAAGAGTCTGCAAGATTATTAGAAAACTCTACTCAATTATCAACTTCTACAACTCAACAAGTAGCATCATTGGAAGAGGTATCAGCTGCATCTGAAGAGATTAGTACAACTACATCTAGTAATACAGAATTGGTTATACAAATGTCAAAATATGCCCAAACAGTAAAAGAATCTATTACAAAAGGGATGGATTTGGCTTCTCAAACAGTTAAATCAATAGATGATATAAATGAATCTACTAATGCAGTTCAAGATGCTATAACAATAATTGACCAAATTGCATTTCAAACAAATATTCTTTCATTAAATGCTGCAGTTGAAGCTGCAACTGCTGGTGAAGCAGGAAAAGGTTTTTCAATTGTTGCTCAAGAAGTTAGAAACTTAGCTAATAAAAGTGCACAAGCAGCTAAAGATATAAAAACATTAGTTGAAAGTTCATCTCAAAAAGCTAATGTAGGTAAAAATGCAGCAGATGGGATGATAAACGAATACAATAATTTGAACTCTAATATTAATGAAACAGATAAACTAATCACTCAAGTTGTAAAAGCTTCAAAAGAACAAAAAAATGAGATTATGCTTATAAATAACACAATTTCACAAATTGATTCTCTAACCCAAAAAAATGCCTCAATTGCAGAAAATGTAAAAAATATATCTATGCAAATGAACAATATTGCAAATAAAAATGTTGAAATAATATCTAAGTCTCAATTTAAAGGAAAAGAAAACCTTAAAATAAGAGATACTCCTTTTGATAACAAGTATAATGGAAAAGAAAAAAGAAAAGCTTAA
- a CDS encoding PAS domain-containing protein, with translation MSKEILLDKKTMIVSETNKKGIIIYANEDFCKISGYTKDELIGNPHNMVRHKDMPQKAFKDLWNTVEKNMTWNGIVKNKTKNGDYYWVNATVFSSEDGLGNKRYISVRVQPTDDEKILAQNSYNELLKEENVFN, from the coding sequence TTGAGTAAAGAAATTTTATTAGATAAAAAAACAATGATTGTTTCTGAAACAAATAAAAAAGGAATAATCATCTATGCAAATGAAGATTTTTGTAAAATATCTGGATATACAAAAGATGAATTAATTGGAAATCCACATAATATGGTAAGACATAAAGATATGCCCCAAAAAGCATTTAAAGACTTATGGAATACGGTGGAGAAAAATATGACTTGGAATGGCATAGTAAAAAACAAAACAAAAAATGGAGACTACTATTGGGTCAATGCTACTGTATTTTCTTCAGAAGATGGATTAGGTAATAAAAGATATATATCTGTAAGAGTACAACCTACAGATGATGAAAAAATATTAGCACAAAACTCATATAATGAACTTCTTAAGGAAGAAAATGTTTTCAATTAA
- a CDS encoding endonuclease MutS2, whose amino-acid sequence MQEIFKKLDLLDYIDSFSKLLAREKSIIMEGDINLHFRLINELSNFDLKEPPKVANLDNALLHIQKQGVLKIYEIYEFIKIIDYFNYLKKFSFEGKLAEWIDRIVIPAEVLNICNYFDEKSNLKSGINEDYDAIGEAIYRNKQEIKQNLYKIINSSKLRSYLVDSQVHYINQEECILVRGGFNHILKATVINRSNSGFFYVVPHSVSTLKQKQSDLINKQEEILLKVCKEVSSLFEKNLLFLKFINKEFDRFDHYQARLFFAKMGDKNFILPNKKGKNKLVEFKHPALHDAKAITIDFSKSVVMITGVNAGGKTMMLKSILAATLLSKYLLPYYANKNTEVGTFKEITAVLDDPQSVKNDISTFAGRMVEFSKLFSSKSAIVGVDEIELGTDSDEAASLFKVIIEELIQKDIKIIITTHHKRLASLMAANDDVELIAALYDEENQKPTYDFLQGTIGKSYAFETASRYGIPHNVIKKAKVVYGEDKDKLNELIERSSALEIEYKKKIEKLEYEISEYERLNKNIKEQKESLDELIFEEKSKLHKEYKDARNEAKKAIKAKIAQGHQHLNIAHEKAKSIKTQKVQEIEADLKVGDRVKYRSSKGEIVSIKGKKAFIENDAGMKMQVLLSDLKRSGNIPKVKQKSSVTVQKPNTGHVKLDLHGQRADEAIDNLDKFISDALIAGFDEVLVYHGIGTGKLSFAVKQFLDKHPKVKRYTDAHPSQGGFGAKVIQL is encoded by the coding sequence ATGCAAGAGATATTTAAAAAATTAGATTTATTAGATTATATAGATTCTTTTTCTAAACTATTAGCTAGAGAAAAATCTATCATTATGGAAGGTGATATAAACCTTCATTTTAGACTTATTAATGAGTTATCAAACTTCGATTTAAAAGAGCCTCCTAAAGTAGCAAATTTAGATAATGCTTTATTACATATACAAAAACAAGGTGTGCTTAAAATATATGAAATATATGAGTTCATAAAGATTATTGATTATTTTAACTATTTAAAAAAGTTTTCCTTTGAAGGGAAACTTGCTGAATGGATAGATAGAATAGTTATTCCAGCAGAAGTTTTAAATATATGTAACTATTTTGATGAAAAATCAAATTTAAAATCTGGTATAAATGAAGATTATGATGCTATTGGTGAAGCTATTTATAGAAATAAACAAGAGATAAAACAAAATTTATACAAAATTATAAACTCATCAAAACTAAGAAGTTATTTAGTTGATTCTCAAGTTCATTATATAAATCAAGAAGAGTGTATATTAGTTAGAGGTGGTTTTAATCATATACTAAAAGCAACAGTAATAAATAGATCAAACTCAGGATTTTTTTATGTTGTTCCACATAGTGTTAGTACTTTAAAACAAAAGCAAAGTGATTTAATCAATAAGCAAGAAGAGATTTTATTAAAAGTTTGTAAAGAGGTAAGTTCTTTATTTGAAAAAAATTTACTATTTTTAAAATTTATAAATAAAGAGTTTGACAGGTTTGATCATTATCAAGCTCGATTATTCTTTGCAAAAATGGGAGATAAAAACTTTATTTTACCAAATAAAAAAGGTAAAAATAAACTTGTAGAGTTTAAACATCCAGCACTTCATGATGCAAAAGCAATTACAATTGATTTTTCTAAATCAGTTGTTATGATTACAGGGGTAAATGCCGGTGGTAAAACTATGATGTTAAAATCTATTTTAGCAGCTACACTTTTATCAAAATACTTACTTCCATATTATGCAAATAAAAATACTGAAGTTGGAACCTTTAAAGAGATTACAGCTGTATTAGATGATCCTCAAAGTGTTAAAAATGATATTTCAACATTTGCTGGTCGTATGGTTGAGTTTTCTAAACTTTTCTCTTCAAAAAGTGCTATTGTAGGTGTTGATGAGATTGAATTGGGAACTGACTCAGATGAAGCAGCTTCATTATTTAAAGTTATTATCGAAGAGTTGATACAAAAAGATATTAAAATCATCATAACAACTCACCATAAAAGATTGGCTTCACTAATGGCAGCCAATGATGATGTTGAACTAATAGCAGCACTTTATGATGAAGAAAACCAAAAACCAACATATGACTTTTTACAAGGAACTATTGGTAAATCGTATGCTTTTGAAACAGCAAGTAGATATGGTATTCCACATAATGTAATCAAAAAAGCAAAAGTTGTTTATGGGGAAGATAAAGACAAGTTAAATGAACTTATTGAAAGGAGTAGTGCTTTAGAGATTGAGTATAAGAAAAAGATTGAAAAACTTGAATATGAAATTTCTGAGTATGAAAGACTTAATAAAAATATAAAAGAGCAAAAAGAGTCTTTAGATGAATTAATCTTTGAAGAAAAATCTAAACTTCATAAAGAGTATAAAGATGCTAGAAATGAAGCAAAAAAAGCAATAAAAGCAAAAATTGCTCAAGGTCATCAACATCTAAATATTGCCCATGAAAAAGCAAAATCAATTAAAACACAAAAAGTGCAAGAGATTGAAGCTGATTTAAAAGTAGGGGACAGAGTAAAATATCGAAGTTCAAAAGGTGAAATTGTTTCTATAAAGGGTAAAAAGGCATTTATAGAAAATGATGCAGGTATGAAGATGCAAGTATTGTTATCAGATTTAAAAAGAAGTGGAAATATTCCTAAAGTAAAACAAAAATCCTCTGTAACAGTTCAAAAACCAAATACAGGACATGTAAAGTTAGACTTACATGGTCAACGTGCAGATGAAGCAATTGACAACTTAGATAAATTTATTTCTGATGCATTAATTGCAGGATTTGATGAAGTTTTAGTTTATCATGGAATTGGTACAGGAAAACTTTCATTTGCCGTTAAACAATTTTTAGATAAACATCCAAAAGTTAAAAGGTATACAGATGCACACCCAAGTCAAGGTGGATTTGGGGCAAAAGTGATTCAACTATAA
- a CDS encoding mechanosensitive ion channel family protein, whose amino-acid sequence MEQELQSLQKFYDIIIEFFVNYSFQIIGAIIVFIIGLFLANKISAAVKVVCERNQLDVTLTKFIVNTVKFGLIIGVTIIAVGKLGITLTPFIAGIGAASLGAGLALQGTLSNYGAGLSIIIGRPFIVGNTISVEGVNGVVEEIRLAYTILSTEDGEQITIPNKHIIGEVLVNSFENRVVESVFGIDYNSDPKLAIDVISNVLKGFDEISQEPKAQMGIKEFADFSINIEVRYWAPTKLYFETQYKVNMAIYDAFKQNNINIPFPTYNLIKKD is encoded by the coding sequence ATGGAACAAGAGTTACAGAGTTTACAAAAGTTTTATGACATAATTATTGAATTTTTTGTTAATTATAGTTTTCAAATAATTGGTGCAATAATAGTATTTATAATTGGTTTGTTTTTAGCTAATAAAATCTCTGCTGCTGTAAAGGTTGTTTGTGAAAGAAATCAGTTAGATGTTACATTAACTAAATTTATAGTAAATACTGTAAAGTTTGGTTTAATAATTGGTGTTACAATTATTGCTGTTGGTAAACTTGGAATAACTCTTACCCCATTTATAGCTGGTATTGGTGCAGCTTCATTGGGCGCTGGTTTAGCTTTACAAGGTACCTTATCAAACTATGGAGCAGGGCTTTCAATTATTATAGGAAGACCTTTTATTGTAGGAAATACTATTAGTGTTGAGGGTGTAAATGGTGTAGTTGAAGAGATAAGACTTGCTTACACTATACTTTCAACAGAAGATGGTGAACAAATTACAATCCCTAATAAACATATTATTGGTGAAGTTTTAGTTAACTCTTTTGAAAATAGGGTTGTTGAATCTGTATTTGGTATAGATTACAATAGCGATCCTAAACTTGCCATAGATGTTATTTCAAATGTTTTAAAAGGGTTTGATGAAATCTCACAAGAACCAAAAGCTCAAATGGGTATAAAAGAGTTTGCAGATTTTTCTATAAATATAGAGGTTAGATATTGGGCTCCTACAAAACTTTATTTTGAAACACAATATAAAGTGAATATGGCAATTTATGATGCTTTTAAACAGAATAATATAAATATACCATTCCCTACATATAACCTAATTAAAAAAGATTAA
- the ltaE gene encoding low-specificity L-threonine aldolase gives MNNIIDLRSDTVTKPSKKMRDIIKNANVGDDVYGEDPSVIELENKIAKMAKKEAAVFVPSGTQSNLLALLSHCQRGDEYICGQEAHIFKYEAGGGAVVGSIQPQPIEFEKDASLDLQKVKSKIKPIDNHHARTKLLCLENTHNGKVLDLKYLEKASKFAKENNLLLHLDGARVFNAVVDLDINLSDITKYFDSVSICLSKGLGAPVGSVLTGSKEFIKEARHYRKMLGGGLRQSGLLASAGLYALENNIKDLKKDHKLAKLLTKNLKKIDAIKIVSNDTNMLFIEVEDSEKLVNYLKEKNILISGYGKLRIVLHRDISKKDIEKVIEVFKSYYTK, from the coding sequence ATGAATAATATAATTGATTTAAGAAGTGATACAGTAACAAAACCATCAAAAAAGATGAGAGATATTATAAAAAATGCAAATGTTGGAGATGATGTTTATGGTGAAGACCCAAGTGTAATTGAACTAGAAAATAAAATAGCAAAAATGGCTAAAAAAGAAGCAGCTGTTTTTGTACCAAGTGGAACACAATCAAACCTTTTAGCTTTACTTAGTCATTGTCAAAGAGGTGATGAATATATTTGTGGGCAAGAAGCTCATATATTTAAATATGAGGCAGGTGGTGGAGCTGTAGTTGGTTCTATTCAGCCTCAACCAATAGAGTTTGAAAAAGATGCTTCTTTAGATTTACAAAAAGTAAAAAGTAAAATTAAACCAATTGATAACCATCATGCTAGAACAAAACTTTTATGTCTTGAAAATACTCACAATGGAAAAGTTCTTGATTTAAAATATTTAGAAAAAGCATCTAAGTTTGCAAAAGAAAACAATCTTTTACTTCATCTTGATGGGGCAAGAGTATTCAATGCAGTTGTTGATTTAGATATAAATCTAAGTGATATTACTAAATACTTTGATTCCGTATCTATTTGTTTATCAAAAGGCTTAGGTGCACCAGTGGGTTCAGTTTTAACAGGTTCAAAAGAGTTTATAAAAGAAGCTAGACATTATAGAAAAATGTTAGGTGGTGGTTTAAGACAATCTGGACTTTTAGCTTCAGCTGGACTTTATGCTTTAGAGAACAATATCAAAGATTTAAAAAAAGACCACAAATTAGCTAAGTTGTTAACAAAAAATCTAAAGAAAATAGATGCAATAAAAATAGTATCAAATGACACAAATATGCTTTTTATAGAAGTTGAAGATTCAGAAAAATTAGTCAATTATCTAAAAGAAAAAAATATTCTAATCTCAGGATATGGAAAACTTAGAATTGTATTACATAGAGATATTTCAAAAAAAGATATTGAAAAAGTTATAGAAGTATTTAAAAGTTATTACACTAAGTAA
- a CDS encoding tetratricopeptide repeat protein, whose amino-acid sequence MYLITISNYKKRLGFIIGLILFVTNAYSNDNLSSEKIECKNGNGETCFNIARLIERKIKNDKESRNFYEAIKFYKYSCDYGYGEACFNLANKFISGEGVHKNISQAIYLYDKAFKLDYPIAYVELGRMYSNGKVFQKDLRKAKNYYQKACDAGEKHTACVMLDYVDKVKSKKEDYRILEDMKKECTKNSMVGLLVCSTIGSMYKKYDDFENAIKYYKKACKVFSSECIPLGEIYINKKFKNYDENKAISSFMKACNDGKAEGCIKLGDTYKKVKKDIAKSNIYFRKACSLGYVDYCN is encoded by the coding sequence ATGTATTTAATTACAATATCTAATTATAAAAAGAGACTTGGATTTATTATTGGATTGATTTTATTTGTAACTAATGCTTATAGTAATGATAATCTTTCTTCTGAAAAAATAGAGTGTAAAAATGGTAATGGGGAAACTTGTTTTAATATTGCTAGATTAATTGAAAGAAAAATAAAAAATGATAAAGAAAGTAGGAATTTTTATGAAGCTATTAAGTTTTATAAATATTCTTGTGATTATGGATATGGAGAAGCTTGTTTTAATCTAGCTAATAAATTTATTTCAGGAGAAGGAGTTCATAAAAACATATCTCAAGCGATTTATTTATATGATAAAGCTTTTAAATTAGATTATCCAATTGCTTATGTTGAATTAGGAAGGATGTATTCAAATGGAAAAGTATTCCAAAAAGATTTAAGAAAAGCAAAAAATTATTATCAAAAAGCTTGTGATGCAGGAGAAAAGCATACAGCTTGTGTGATGCTTGATTATGTTGATAAAGTTAAAAGTAAAAAAGAAGATTATAGAATATTAGAAGATATGAAAAAAGAATGTACTAAAAATAGTATGGTAGGTTTACTGGTATGTAGTACAATTGGTAGTATGTATAAAAAATATGATGATTTTGAAAATGCAATTAAATATTATAAAAAAGCTTGTAAAGTTTTTTCTTCTGAATGTATCCCTTTAGGAGAAATATATATAAATAAAAAGTTTAAAAACTATGATGAAAATAAAGCGATTTCTTCTTTTATGAAAGCTTGTAATGATGGAAAAGCAGAAGGCTGTATTAAACTAGGAGATACTTACAAAAAAGTTAAAAAGGATATTGCTAAAAGTAATATTTATTTTAGAAAAGCTTGTTCTTTAGGTTATGTTGATTATTGTAACTAA
- a CDS encoding toll/interleukin-1 receptor domain-containing protein produces the protein MSISTISNSIIRIQKEIADLHHKMSLETKKELDCSNRISQIENSITKNTSLSTIKSKNTEIQRKRSEISKIQIKKADFHKKISDKDGKLLKLKQDLAKEEEKERKKQIANDEKERKKLLDLEKRQQREQLSFQKQLQQEIQNTNNMSIEINQKNENINTTLNKSLLTTEYDLFISHASEDKEEIVRPLAEKLKELGVNVWYDEFTLKVGDSLRQSIDHGLRKSKYGTVILSSTFCSKSWTQYEFDSMVTREMNGHKMILPIWHKVTKDDVINFSPALADKVALNTSLNSIEEIAKQLSEVILDK, from the coding sequence GTGTCTATTTCAACAATAAGTAACTCAATTATTAGAATACAGAAAGAAATTGCAGATCTTCATCATAAAATGAGTTTAGAAACTAAAAAAGAGCTAGATTGCAGTAATAGAATCAGTCAAATAGAAAACAGTATTACTAAAAATACAAGTTTATCTACAATAAAAAGTAAAAATACAGAAATTCAAAGAAAACGAAGTGAAATATCTAAAATACAAATAAAAAAAGCAGACTTTCATAAAAAAATTTCTGATAAAGATGGAAAACTATTAAAATTAAAACAAGACTTAGCAAAAGAAGAAGAAAAAGAACGTAAAAAACAAATTGCAAATGATGAAAAAGAAAGAAAAAAGTTACTAGATTTAGAAAAACGACAACAAAGAGAGCAATTATCATTTCAAAAACAATTACAACAAGAGATACAAAATACAAATAACATGTCAATTGAAATTAATCAAAAAAATGAAAATATCAATACCACTCTTAATAAATCATTACTAACTACAGAATATGACTTATTCATTTCGCATGCTTCTGAAGATAAAGAAGAAATTGTTAGACCATTAGCTGAAAAACTTAAAGAATTAGGTGTTAATGTATGGTACGATGAGTTTACATTAAAAGTTGGAGATAGTTTAAGACAAAGTATAGATCATGGACTACGCAAATCAAAATATGGTACTGTGATTTTATCATCTACATTTTGTTCAAAGAGTTGGACTCAATATGAATTTGACTCCATGGTTACTAGAGAAATGAATGGTCACAAAATGATTTTACCTATTTGGCATAAAGTAACAAAAGATGATGTAATAAATTTTAGTCCAGCATTGGCAGATAAAGTTGCTTTAAATACATCATTAAATAGTATTGAAGAAATTGCAAAACAATTATCTGAAGTAATTTTGGATAAATAA